CTCGCGTGTAGCATTTACAGAAGAGAAGACTAAGATAATCATTGCTAGGGCGAGGCATGGCTCCTCCGGAGGTATGAGCCAGGCTCGTTACCAGAGGGGAGTGAAGGCCTCAATACTAAGAGCTACAAGGATTATCAAGAAGCTTCTCGACAAGCACGGGTTTGACTATGACCTTATATTCCGTAAGAGCGGGTATGGGTTAGAGAGCGCAGTCTTCATAGTGTATGCGCCGCGCTCAGCACTGTACGGCATAATAAGACGGTTTAAGGGACGAGACCTTCGCATAGAAATACGACCAGTTTATACGGGCCGCGTAGTATTCGAGTCCATCCGAGACCAGCAAGCACCACGACGCTACCTGATAGTTGGCGTCGATCCCGGGATAGTTACGGGTGTAGCTGCAGTAGACCTGCACGGCAACCCCGTCTTTGTCTATAGTCGGAAAGGGTTAGACCGCGCTGAGATAATAGAGCTTGTGAAAAGGCATGGAGAGCCTGTACTCATAGCGACTGATGTAACACCGCCCCCCGAGACTGTCAAGAAGCTTGCATCTAGCCTGGGTGTCCCCCTATACACACCCCCATACTCCCTAACTGTCGACGAGAAGCAGGAACTAGTAGCGAGCATCTCGTCTCGATTATCGATTTCGAGACTTAATGCTCATGAGAGAGATGCTCTAGCTGCAGCCTTGCGCGCATATCGTGAATATTCTAGCAAGTTCCGTCAAATAGAGTCTACTGTTGCAAAGTACCCCGCTGAGATTAGTATCGATAATCTCAAGGCTACTGTGTTGAAGGGGCTTACTATCGCTGAGGCATTAGAGGCAGAGATAGAACGCATACTCGTCGAAGAACCTCCTAAGCCGGTGAAGAGTGTTAGGCATACACAAAAAGAGCAACAGCATCAAGACGTGAATAACGAGACGATAAGTAAGTTACAGGAGGAGCTTGAGGCTGCTAGGGCACGTATACAAGTGCTTGAGAAGAAGCTACAAGAGTGCATAGAACGTAGCAAGCACCTGGAGAACGAGGCTAGGCTTGCAAAGCTCGAGGCTGCAAGTAAAGCCGAAGAAAAACTAGTCGAGTACAAATACAGGATAGAGTCTCTGCAACATGAGCTAGAGAAGCTACGCAAACACGTAGAGGAGTTGACAGTCTCACAGAGAAGAATGTTGGAACTCATGCGCAGTGTTGCAATGGGTGTTAAGGCGCTCGTACCTGCCGTGAAAGGTTTGAACAAGACGAGCCTACGCCGTCTCATGAACGATCCACTATATTGGACTACACGTGTTATCTACTTGCACGAGCCTGGCATACTAGATGAGAGCGTACTCGTGCAACTCGTAGAGAACGAGTTGGTTGCCATACTCGCTCCAGAGACAATCCCGCAGAACATAGTGGAGATCATAAAGGCTAACAACATACCCGTGATATTATTACCACCCGATAGGGTGATAGTGAAAGAGGATATCGCCATAGTAGACACCGAAGTGTTAGAAGAAGCTATTCTCGAGAAGCTACGCATAGACGAGGAACTGAGAAAACGAAGCACACAAGAGAACAACCTGCTGCTTGATGCAGACAGCTTACGCCGACTCGTGGAAGCCTACCGCCGTGAACGATACGCCACCGAAACTGATGAGGAGGTTGGCTAGTCCGCCCCGCGGTTTCATCCTGGGGCACGCCGCCCCCGTCAACCGCGTGAAACACGGGCCGGGGCCTGATAGTCTCTTACTTATAGGGTCGTTAGAAACGTTTCAGGCTAACAGAGAAAGATGTTAGAAGAGTTCAATTTCACCACGAACTATACGCTCGGTTATCTCCCTGTACGAGCCCATCACTTCACCGACGATAGCCTCCGCTTCCCGTATCATGTCGCTGGTTAACCTCTCCTCTGGAAGTATCTTCACATTGGCTACTAGGGGCTCCGTTATCGGCTTACCTATCTGACTTAGTAGCTGAACATATACCTCACGTACACCTTTAACCTCACGATGTATCTTCTCAGCTGCTATACGAGCCATCACGTTGTAGATCTTGCCTACGTGGCTTACTGGGTTCTTACCTGCCGCTGCCTCCATGCTCATAGGTCTCATTGGAGTTATGAGGCCATTCACGCGGTTGCCTCTACCGGTGGCGCCATCGTCACCCGCTTCGGCTGAAGTACCAGTAACCGTGATGTAGAATATGTTGCGTTCAGGCATATCAGCGGTATTCACGTGCACTTCCACATCATAGTTTGGAGCCAACTTAGCGGCTAGGTCCTCAACAGCGTTTTTAATCTCCTCTTTGACGCTTGCATAATGATCCTTGTCTTTGACTAGCCTCGATATCATCGCATTTGCAACGGTAAGCACTATCTTCTTGCCCTGCCTCAACCCCATGACTTTAACGTCTTCGCCAGACTCGGGCACCTTCTCCTTGAATTCGCGGCTGTTAAGCATCCTCTCGGTCTCATAGACGAGCCTCTCTAGCGTAGAGAGAGGAGCATAGCCAACACCAACACTAGTATCGTTCGCTAGTGGTACCTTTTTGCCAGCCTCATAGACGGATACCAGATCCACAGAACCCCTACCAACGCGATAATCTATAATCACGTGCTCGTTTGGATCAAGGAAGCGGAAACTGTTCCGTATCCACTCCCTTGCTGCACGCAGTATTATGGAGCCTACCGGTATACGCTCAACACCGTCCTCACGTACAACCTCGGTAGTCACACGACCCGAGACAAGTATGTATATGGGCTGCGTAACCTCG
The Pyrolobus fumarii 1A DNA segment above includes these coding regions:
- a CDS encoding DUF460 domain-containing protein, with amino-acid sequence MQLNSQASGRGRSVEVIGFDVQPGGLFAVVGIDSAEKLVFKQEDVTLARLIRLVWEYRPRLLACDNIFELSEDESLLRKVLSMLPDETEVVQVTRNPDGSFVDLRSLALLAGIRVEGKLSPSKTAYLVAVLAKRGFGSRVAFTEEKTKIIIARARHGSSGGMSQARYQRGVKASILRATRIIKKLLDKHGFDYDLIFRKSGYGLESAVFIVYAPRSALYGIIRRFKGRDLRIEIRPVYTGRVVFESIRDQQAPRRYLIVGVDPGIVTGVAAVDLHGNPVFVYSRKGLDRAEIIELVKRHGEPVLIATDVTPPPETVKKLASSLGVPLYTPPYSLTVDEKQELVASISSRLSISRLNAHERDALAAALRAYREYSSKFRQIESTVAKYPAEISIDNLKATVLKGLTIAEALEAEIERILVEEPPKPVKSVRHTQKEQQHQDVNNETISKLQEELEAARARIQVLEKKLQECIERSKHLENEARLAKLEAASKAEEKLVEYKYRIESLQHELEKLRKHVEELTVSQRRMLELMRSVAMGVKALVPAVKGLNKTSLRRLMNDPLYWTTRVIYLHEPGILDESVLVQLVENELVAILAPETIPQNIVEIIKANNIPVILLPPDRVIVKEDIAIVDTEVLEEAILEKLRIDEELRKRSTQENNLLLDADSLRRLVEAYRRERYATETDEEVG
- a CDS encoding methionine adenosyltransferase, which gives rise to MRIVVEEVHWQPVEELSVELVERKGVGHPDYIADAIAEAVSRELSKFYLERYGYILHHNVDKVLVVGGQAEPRFGGGEVTQPIYILVSGRVTTEVVREDGVERIPVGSIILRAAREWIRNSFRFLDPNEHVIIDYRVGRGSVDLVSVYEAGKKVPLANDTSVGVGYAPLSTLERLVYETERMLNSREFKEKVPESGEDVKVMGLRQGKKIVLTVANAMISRLVKDKDHYASVKEEIKNAVEDLAAKLAPNYDVEVHVNTADMPERNIFYITVTGTSAEAGDDGATGRGNRVNGLITPMRPMSMEAAAGKNPVSHVGKIYNVMARIAAEKIHREVKGVREVYVQLLSQIGKPITEPLVANVKILPEERLTSDMIREAEAIVGEVMGSYREITERIVRGEIELF